The window GGTCTTTCCGCCGGTACTGGTGAATCGGGAAAGCATGACCGGAACGGGGCAGCTCCCGAAATTCGAACTGGAACTGTTCCGGATTGCCGATCCCGAGTTCTACCTCATCCCGACCGCAGAGGTGCCGGTTACAAATATCCATAGGGATGAGATACTCAGGGAACAGGATCTGCCTATCTATTACACCGCCTACACCCCTTGTTTCAGGCGGGAGGCCGGTTCTTACGGGAAGGATACGCGGGGACTGATACGTCAGCACCAGTTTAACAAGGTCGAACTCGTGAAGTTCGTAAAGCCCGAGGATTCCTACGCTGAGCTCGAAAAACTTACCGCGGACGCCGAGGACATCCTCAAGAAACTCGGTTTGCCCTACCGGGTTGTCTCCCTCTGTACCGGCGACCTCGGTTTTTCCGCGGCAAAGACGTACGATCTCGAGGTATGGCTTCCCGGACAGCAACGGTACCGGGAAATATCGTCCTGCTCAAACTTCGAGGATTTTCAGGCCAGGAGGGCCAATATCCGCTTCAAACGTGACAATAAGAAGGGTACAGAGTTCGTTCATACCTTGAACGGTTCCGGTCTCGCAATCGGCCGGACCGTTGTGGCGGTCCTCGAGAATTATCAGCGGAAGGACGGAACGGTTGCAGTGCCCGAGGCGTTGCGGTCATACGTGAAGCTGGATGTAATCGGCTAAAAGGTGCTTGACAGGGCCGTTTATCTTCGTTATGGTGGAGGATAAAAGGAGCGATAAGGAGGAGACATGAAAATAATGCGGCACGGTATCCTTATTACTATAGCGGGTATGCTTTTTCTACCCCTTGTCGGCACGCTCTATGGACAGGATCAGGAGTACAGAGAGCATACCGTTACGAAAGGAGAAACACTCTGGAGTATTTCTTCAAAGGAGATCGCGGACCCCTTCCTCTGGCCGAAGGTCTGGAAGGAGAACCCCGACATAACAAATCCAGACCTCATTTACCCGAATGAGAGGATTAGAATTCCCCTTTACCTTCTCCAGAAGGAGGTGGGGCCAAGATCTGCGGAAACAGCAGGGGCGGAGGCCACTGTTGGGTCCAAACCGGAGGTTAAGACAAACCAGACTACTGCAGGCCCATCGGGGAAAATGGTAGCAACAGCGGCGAAGGAATATCTCGTTGACAGACCGACTTTCATCGCGAGCGGTTATATAACCGAGTCGGTAGCGAGCGTGGGTGAAGTAATAGGCGCCCCGACCGAGAGAACCGCTCTCGGGAAAGGCGATTACGCCTATATCCATACGGCTATGCCTGTAGCGAACGGGCAGAGGT is drawn from Thermodesulfovibrionales bacterium and contains these coding sequences:
- the serS gene encoding serine--tRNA ligase translates to MLDIKLIRENPEKVVDGLRKRGIPVALSEDEIQKFSAKQANEASMIRKLLELEESRRRIIKESDELRNRRNVVSEEIGKLKREKGDAAGLLEEMKGVSDRIKEFEEKLKSIEGQSRDFLLNIPNIPDESVPVGRDETENVMVRTWGEPREFDFPALNHWDIGEMLGIIDFDRASKIAGARFALMRSAGAKLERALMNFMLDLNTSKGYTEVFPPVLVNRESMTGTGQLPKFELELFRIADPEFYLIPTAEVPVTNIHRDEILREQDLPIYYTAYTPCFRREAGSYGKDTRGLIRQHQFNKVELVKFVKPEDSYAELEKLTADAEDILKKLGLPYRVVSLCTGDLGFSAAKTYDLEVWLPGQQRYREISSCSNFEDFQARRANIRFKRDNKKGTEFVHTLNGSGLAIGRTVVAVLENYQRKDGTVAVPEALRSYVKLDVIG
- a CDS encoding LysM peptidoglycan-binding domain-containing protein produces the protein MKIMRHGILITIAGMLFLPLVGTLYGQDQEYREHTVTKGETLWSISSKEIADPFLWPKVWKENPDITNPDLIYPNERIRIPLYLLQKEVGPRSAETAGAEATVGSKPEVKTNQTTAGPSGKMVATAAKEYLVDRPTFIASGYITESVASVGEVIGAPTERTALGKGDYAYIHTAMPVANGQRFYVFRVSERVKHPQTGALMGYLIEVVGISEVVGEESGQIKVRITDSYSDVDVGDLLDEYVETEPPFLTDEPGRPAVNGFIVAARKNKEINALPSIVYIDKGRRDGVEIGDVVGTLSRNTYEVPNGVVQVINMKEKTATAIIRASQREVMPGDAIVPLR